The segment CATACGGTGGATGGAGATTCCAAAACAGGATGGGCGATTAATATCGGCGCGGGCTCAGCTCCAGGGGCCACGATGAATGCACCTCATGAAACTCATTTCATTCTCAAGAAACCGTTGCTGCCCGCGAATGGTCCGGTGACAGTAGTCCTGCGACATGAATTGAATAACGAGTACAACATCGGTCGTTTTGCCATTGATTTCTCGGAGACAACTCCTGCACCGATCAGCGAGTCTGTAGTAAGACAGATCGCAATGCTGGCAGTGGAGAAGCGAACCGACGCACAGAAAAAACAACTTGCTGCTGCGTTCTCTCAGCAGGACTTCGAGCAGAACGCGACCGAGAAAGAAGTCAGAAATCTCAAAAAGAAGCTGGGCCTCGGGAAGCCGGTGAAGGCGATGGTCATGCGGGAGATAGAACGACCTCGCGAAACTTACATTCACGAACGTGGCGATTTTCTACGGAAAGACAAAAAGACGGGACTGTTGAACCCTAATACTCCGGAGATCTTCCCCCCCCTTGTACGTGCAACTGAAAATTCACAAGAAACAGAAACAGAGAAGCGAGCCTCCCGTCTCGACTTGGCACGTTGGTTAGTGGATGAAGAAAACCCTCTGACAGCTCGCGTGACGGTCAACCGTGTCTGGATGCGTTATTTCGGTCAGGGGCTCGTCAAAACGGAAAACGATTTCGGAACCCAGGGAGCGTATCCGACTCATCCGGAGCTACTCGATTGGTTGGCCCGGTCCTTTATGGAATCGGGTTGGTCGATGAAGCAGTTGCATAAGCGAATTGTCACTTCGGAAACCTACCTACAGTCCTCCCATCATCGTGAAGAGCTCACGAAAGTCGATCCATTAAATTTGCTATTGGGGCGGCAGAATCGTTTAAGATTGGATGCGGAAATCCTGCGCGATGTCAGTCTCACTGCGAGTGGCTTATTAGACGAGACGATTGGAGGACCGAGTGTGTATCCGCCGCAACCGGAAGGAGTCTACGCGTTTACCCAGACGAAGAAAGCCTGGGAGGTCGATACGGACGGTGCTCGATATCGTCGGGGGATGTATACTTTCTTCTACCGCAGTGCTCCCTACCCTTTCCTGACGACGTTCAATACACCAGAAATGCAGTCAGTCTGTACAAGCCGGACCCGGTCGAACACACCGTTGCAGTCTTTGACGATGGCAAACGATGCGACTATCTTTGAGATGGCGCAAGGGCTCGCTGCCCGGTTACTGACCGATATTGAAGGGACCAGTTCCTCTACCAATCGTGAGCGGGTACGGCACTTGTATCGTGTTTGCTTTGCAAGGGAACCGTTTGACAAAGAATTAAACCGAGTCATCGCCTTCAAAGAGAAACAGGAAGAGTTGTTCCGACTGGATGCAGAGGCGGCCGAAGTCGTCATCAATACCCACCTGACCGTACTGGCATCGCCGGAAACGGCCGCCGCCTGGACGGCAGTCGCACGAGCTATTATGAACACCGATGAATTCCTCACCCGGGAATAGGAATCGATCATGTCGATCTTACTTGAACAAACTCGCAGGCATTTCTTCTCCGATTGCGCCGTCGGTTTAGGCTCAGTGGCCTTGGCTAATCTGCTATCGGATAACGATCTGTACGCCAATTCCGATTCAAATCCCTCCTCGGTGACACAGAGTCATTTCGAACCGAAAGCAAAGAATGTCATCTACCTGTTCATGGCAGGCGGGCCTTCGCAGTTCGATCTCTTCTCCGAGAAGCCGAAGTTAAATGAATTAAACGGTCAAACGGCCCCGGACTCCTTCTTTCCCAAAGAGAAAAGTTTCGCCTTCATTGGAAAAGGAGCGAAGCTGCTGGGTTCCAAACGAAAGTTTCGCAGGTATGGCGAAAGTGGCCTCTCCGTGAGCGAACTGATGCCTCACACGGGAGAGGTGGCCGACGATATCTGCATGCTCAACGGAGTTGTCACAGACGTCTTTAATCATGGCCCCGCCAAGTTGTTTATGAATACCGGTTTCCAGGTTCCCGGTCGACCAAGCCTCGGTTCCTGGGTGACGTACGGTCTCGGAAGTGAATCGCAAAATCTCCCTGGTTTTGTTGTACTGCAATCGGGCCCTCGCGGACCACGTGCGGGCAGTGCCCTCTGGTCGAGTGGTTTTCTACCGAGCACCCATCAAGGAGTTCCCTTCCGCGGAACGGGAGACGCCATTCTGAACCTGAATAGTCCGGAAGGTTTTGACCGCGAGAAGGAACGGGGCTTTTATGATCTCGTAGGTGACTTGAATCAACAGCGGTACGATGTGACTCGCGACCCGGAAATCCGCACGCGCATTGCCGCCAGCGAAATGGCCTACCGCATGCAGACGAGTGCCCCCGAGTTAATGGAAATCGGATCGGAACCGCAGCATATTCTGGAGATGTACGGAGCCGAACCTGGAGCGAACTCTTATGCAAACAATTGCCTGCTTGCCCGTCGCATGATCGAACGAGGCGTTCGGTTTGTGCAGTTGTATCACACCGACTGGGACCATCATGGGAACAAGGGAGACAACCTGGGCGAACCCCTCGAACAACGTTGTCGAGAAGTCGACGCCGCTTCCGCTGCCCTCGTCAAAGATTTAAAACAACGGGGTTTACTGGACGACACGATCATCATCTGGGGAGGTGAATTCGGCCGGACTCCCATGGGTGAAGTGCGGGAAGAATTTCCCGGTCGCGATCATCATATTGACGCATTCAGCATGTGGGTCGCCGGTGGCGGCTTCAAACCTGGCGGCCAGTACGGTGTCACTGACGAACTGGGCTTCGCCGTTACTGAAGAGAAAATCCACGTCCACGACCTGCACGCTACCCTGCTCCACCAACTCGGCTTCGACCACGAAAAACTCTCCTTCCGCTTCCAGGGAAGAGATTTCCGCCTGACCGACGTGCATGGTCGCGTGGTTAAGGAAGTCTTGGTGTAAGGCGATAGTCGAGTTCCATCACTCGTTATTTCACCAATCCAATTTCATCCACAGGAATGGGTTCAAATCCGAGATTGAAGGCGGGTGAGTTTGCTTTCAGTTCGAAGTCCTTAGCTGTGACGGAATCCGATTGTGGATTGCCTTGGAACAGCGGGTCTTCGTCGATCAAGTTATTCTCGAGGGTCACCAGAAGTTCCGCCTTGTCATCAATGTGGCTCCAGTGGCCACCAACAGAGATGTTTTTACGGATGAAATTGTACTTTGGTTTGCCAGGTTCGTCTTCGAGGATCGTGAGCAACTGCGGGTATCGTTCTTTCCACGGTGACTCCTGATACGGCATCGCGTTCAAACGTTCAGGCAACGTCGTGTCGACGGTCTCATGCATCCAGCCGATGCCACGTGAGTCGACATGTACTGAGGGATTACAGTCGACGAAGATGTTATTCTCAACGAGATTATCTCTTCCCCCTCCAATAAACGCGGCGCGACCCGCTCTCAGGAACAGGTTGCTCTGAATCTTGATTCCACTCGCTGCGTCATCCAGGTAAACCGACATCGCTCCATGCAGCCCCGGACCACTGATATTGTGGAAGAAGTTATGACGGATGACCGTTCCTCGGGCGGTCCAGTCGCGTCCCATGTAAAAAGCACCCACGTCACCCGTTTCGTAACAAACATGATGCACTTCGTTGAATTCAATCAGATGATCATTGCCGCCCAGTTGAATCGCGTTGTGCGGACCATCATGGATCAAATTGTGGATAACGTGATTGCCGACTCCCTGCACCGAAACACCCGGACGGTAAGTCCGGTATAATCGACCGAAATGATGGATGTGATTACT is part of the Polystyrenella longa genome and harbors:
- a CDS encoding DUF1501 domain-containing protein, translating into MSILLEQTRRHFFSDCAVGLGSVALANLLSDNDLYANSDSNPSSVTQSHFEPKAKNVIYLFMAGGPSQFDLFSEKPKLNELNGQTAPDSFFPKEKSFAFIGKGAKLLGSKRKFRRYGESGLSVSELMPHTGEVADDICMLNGVVTDVFNHGPAKLFMNTGFQVPGRPSLGSWVTYGLGSESQNLPGFVVLQSGPRGPRAGSALWSSGFLPSTHQGVPFRGTGDAILNLNSPEGFDREKERGFYDLVGDLNQQRYDVTRDPEIRTRIAASEMAYRMQTSAPELMEIGSEPQHILEMYGAEPGANSYANNCLLARRMIERGVRFVQLYHTDWDHHGNKGDNLGEPLEQRCREVDAASAALVKDLKQRGLLDDTIIIWGGEFGRTPMGEVREEFPGRDHHIDAFSMWVAGGGFKPGGQYGVTDELGFAVTEEKIHVHDLHATLLHQLGFDHEKLSFRFQGRDFRLTDVHGRVVKEVLV